From a single Brassica napus cultivar Da-Ae chromosome C9, Da-Ae, whole genome shotgun sequence genomic region:
- the LOC106386738 gene encoding uncharacterized protein LOC106386738, giving the protein MPTGDCFHCHKPGHWANRCPLKSTTTITTVAADSPPVIHCPCDRACVVLTSRTVKNPNRRFYKCSAVPSCGFFKWCDKVSIESQPVVSINPTCPCGSGPCRRVTVTEGPNAHRSYFVCCIKKGFGACGFFQWENDAQIPSEQVGLGGSPCSTLSEFSDDFNSLPIIDLSSDASVNQESKDVVSLETGEKVLPSLAPEHNETQLKDLGNYYTTNSNEGYALEVEVAEATSLSKNIINPVSNKPTSQSTTSIETEASFSGCSSLMDLIEQYNSERLHFESVSMQHVDALTAFTGSYKILESLRDTARNQSKQLIEVEKQVKFYEAKTSEFAASLEEVCGEMTISQNKMVETARRVVKEMSGKEICSSEDDKKLKGTRK; this is encoded by the exons ATGCCAACTGGCGATTGCTTCCATTGCCACAAGCCAGGCCACTGGGCGAATCGTTGCCCTCTCAAATCCACAACGACGATCACTACCGTCGCCGCAGATTCTCCTCCGGTCATTCACTGCCCCTGCGACCGCGCTTGCGTCGTTTTGACTTCTAGAACTGTGAAAAACCCTAACCGGAGATTCTACAAGTGCTCAGCA GTCCCAAGCTGCGGATTTTTCAAATGGTGCGACAAAGTGAGTATCGAATCGCAGCCGGTAGTCTCCATCAACCCTACTTGCCCTTGTGGCTCTGGTCCCTGTAGAAGAGTAACCGTCACCGAAGGACCTAACGCTCACCGTTCATACTTTGTTTGTTGCATTAAGAAG ggtttcggagCATGTGGATTCTTTCAATGGGAGAATGATGCTCAAATTCCATCTGAACAAGTAGGACTTGGTGGTTCTCCTTGTTCTACATTGTCTGAATTTTCGGATGATTTTAATTCACTACCTATTATTGATTTGAGTTCGGATGCTAGTGTAAACCaag aATCTAAAGATGTGGTTAGTCTTGAGACAGGAGAGAAAGTACTCCCTTCACTTGCACCGGAACATAATGAAACTCAACTAAAGGATTTGGGTAattattacacaacaaataGTAACGAGGGTTATGCACTGGAGGTAGAGGTAGCTGAAGCAACGAGTCTTTCTAAGAACATCATCAATCCAGTTTCCAATAAACCAACCAGTCAATCTACTACGTCTATTGAAACCGAAGCCTCATTTTCGGGCTGCTCCTCGTTGATGGACCTCATTGAGCAATATAACTCGGAGAGGCTCCATTTCGAGAGTGTTTCTATGCAACATGTTGATGCGTTGACCGCTTTTACGGGTTCGTACAAGATATTAGAGTCTCTTCGTGATACAGCACGTAATCAGAGCAAACAGCTGATTGAAGTAGAGAAACAGGTGAAGTTTTACGAAGCCAAGACCTCAGAATTTGCAGCAAGTCTTGAAGAAGTCTGCGGTGAAATGACGATATCGCAGAATAAAATGGTGGAGACGGCAAGGAGAGTAGTGAAGGAAATGAGTGGGAAGGAAATTTGCAGCTCCGAAGACgacaagaagctgaaaggtaCAAGGAAGTGA
- the LOC106407416 gene encoding uncharacterized protein LOC106407416 — MVKNVIREFSKHNYSGIEKKTAQAHEKLIQAQAVMLSSPSTTNASIELSAQKEWEELSSVEAAFFYQRSRINWLSLGDGNSTLFHRYAASRQALNHIHFLFSEACERIDSQAGIQQLCVDYFSELLDSPISQPMFIQSDLDLLFDFKCSEEQAAGCGKGFSAADIKEAFFSLPKNKTGGPDGYSAEFFTTMWFVIGPEVTEAIMEFFRSGKLLKQWNSANLVLIPKKQNTSLPTDFRPISCLNTVYKVISKLLALRLKEILPLMISKAQSAFLHGRLLAENVLLATDLGAGDSRNIHWAYQGVSIDSILLCLRQWRLGKLLLEYESGCIGYHPRTEEIKLSHLMFADDVMVFFDGSSNILHGISECLDDFASWSGLQMNTTKTDLFISGLDQSETAAISSYGFPSGKLPIRYLGLPLMSRKLKISEYAPLMTKLNMSFHAWSAKLLSFAGRLQLLKRVTFGTINLWASAFILPKGCITTIESLCSRFLWSGNVKRRSIAKVAWTSVCLPKVKGGLGLRSFTAWNLVLCLKFMWLLLSKAPSLWVEWHWNIHLNGQSFWKINASSTDSWAWHKLLDLRPLALQFCKSKLGNGHSTSLCDVEDSYDWVAGDSSIRDFRSSTTWEVLRLRQDIKLWADVVWFKSAIPKQSFTMWVANYDRLPTRARLATWGLPISPLFPFYSNFDETRDHLLLSCEYSREIWQGIFSRCQPPSTMFTDRAKLLSWIRAASSARLTLLRKLAVQTAIYHLWKQRNNLIHNQISIPSVSVFRAIDRELRNIISARRHKKL; from the exons atggtCAAGAATGTTATCAGAGAGTTTAGCAAGCATAACTACTCGGGTATTGAGAAGAAAACTGCGCAAGCCCACGAGAAGTTGATTCAGGCTCAGGCAGTTatgttatcttctccttctaCTACTAACGCCTCCATAGAACTCTCTGCCCAGAAGGAATGGGAAGAGCTGTCTTCTGTTGAAGCTGCTTTCTTCTACCAGAGGTCGCGTATAAACTGGCTCTCCCTTGGTGATGGAAACTCCACGCTGTTTCACAGATATGCTGCCTCGAGACAGGCTTTAAACCACATCCATTTCCTGTTCTCTGAGGCTTGTGAGCGCATTGATTCTCAGGCCGGGATCCAACAACTTTGCGTGGACTATTTCTCTGAGTTACTGGATAGCCCTATCTCCCAGCCTATGTTTATTCAGAGCGATCTAGACCTGCTGTTTGATTTCAAATGTTCAGAGGAGCAAGCTGCGGGTTGTGGCAAAGGCTTCTCTGCGGCTGATATAAAGGAAGCGTTCTTCTCCCTGCCGAAAAATAAAACAGGGGGTCCTGATGGTTATTCCGCTGAGTTCTTCACGACAATGTGGTTTGTCATTGGACCTGAAGTCACCGAAGCCATCATGGAATTCTTCAGATCAGGGAAGTTGCTCAAGCAATGGAACTCTGCTAATTTGGTGTTAATTCCCAAGAAGCAAAACACATCTCTTCCCACAGACTTTAGACCCATCTCATGCCTCAACACGGTTTATAAAGTCATCTCCAAGCTACTGGCTTTACGTCTTAAGGAGATCCTACCCCTAATGATCTCCAAGGCACAATCCGCTTTCCTCCATGGTCGGCTTCTTGCAGAGAATGTGCTCCTCGCCACTGACCTG GGCGCTGGCGATTCCAGAAACATACATTGGGCTTATCAAGGAGTGTCTATCGACAGCATCCTTCTCTGTCTCCGTCAATGGCGTCTCGGGAAGCTTCTTTTAGA ATATGAATCAGGCTGCATAGGCTACCACCCAAGAACGGAGGAGATAAAACTCTCACACCTCATGTTTGCGGATGATGTAATGGTGTTCTTTGATGGGTCTAGCAACATCCTACATGGAATCTCTGAATGCCTTGACGACTTTGCTTCGTGGTCGGGACTACAGATGAACACCACAAAGACGGATCTATTTATTTCGGGTCTGGACCAGAGTGAAACCGCTGCTATTAGTAGCTATGGTTTCCCATCTGGTAAACTCCCTATTAGATACTTAGGCCTCCCTTTGATGAGCAGGAAACTGAAGATATCTGAATACGCCCCTCTAATGACCAAACTAAATATGAGCTTTCATGCATGGTCCGCTAAGCTCTTATCATTCGCGGGAAGACTGCAATTGCTCAAGAGAGTCACCTTTGGCACGATCAACTTATGGGCCTCAGCTTTTATCTTGCCAAAAGGATGCATCACAACTATCGAATCTCTTTGCTCGCGCTTCCTGTGGTCTGGCAATGTAAAGAGGAGAAGCATAGCAAAGGTGGCTTGGACTAGTGTATGTCTCCCTAAGGTGAAAGGGGGTCTCGGCCTAAGGAGCTTTACGGCATGGAACCTGGTGctgtgtttaaaatttatgtggTTGCTACTGTCAAAAGCCCCCTCTCTATGGGTAGAATGGCACTGGAACATCCACCTAAATGGTCAATCATTTTGGAAAATCAACGCCTCCTCAACAGACTCTTGGGCCTGGCATAAGCTGTTGGATTTGCGTCCACTGGCGCTTCAGTTCTGCAAGTCCAAACTAGGAAATGGTCACTCAACAAGTTTATG TGATGTTGAGGACTCTTATGATTGGGTGGCTGGTGACTCTTCTATACGTGATTTCAGGTCCTCCACAACCTGGGAAGTACTTAGGCTGAGACAAGACATCAAGCTATGGGCGGACGTTGTTTGGTTCAAAAGCGCTATACCGAAGCAGAGCTTTACCATGTGGGTCGCGAACTACGACAGACTACCAACGCGAGCAAGATTGGCAACTTGGGGCTTACCTATCTCTCCACTCTTCCCTTTCTACTCTAATTTTGATGAAACCAGGGATCATCTACTACTCTCTTGCGAGTACAGTCGTGAAATTTGGCAGGGGATCTTCAGCAGGTGCCAACCACCTTCAACGATGTTCACCGACAGGGCTAAGCTACTGTCATGGATCAGAGCCGCATCTTCAGCAAGGTTAACTCTTCTAAGGAAGCTGGCGGTCCAAACAGCGATCTATCACTTATGGAAGCAGAGAAACAATTTGATTCACAATCAAATTTCAATCCCCTCTGTTTCTGTGTTCAGAGCCATTGATAGAGAACTGAGAAACATCATCTCAGCAAGGAGACATAAAAAACTTTGA
- the LOC106417116 gene encoding putative UDP-glucuronate:xylan alpha-glucuronosyltransferase 4, producing MKMRSKIYRYKNVTERDLRMGAKTQNSRGKIFMVYLILISLSLVGLIVSFKPFSISNQIVTSPSSSDIRIDLPAPVVSKNPRWLRLVRDYLPAKKLRVGFLNIEEQERESFEANGPSILENVHVSLDPLPESLTWNSLFPEWIDEENSQCPEIPLPKPEGSNADVDVIVAKVPCSGWSENKGLRDVFRLQVNLAAANLAVKSGLTKVDSAVYVVFVGSCGPMHEIFKCDERVRRVDDYWVYKPNLPRLKQKLLMPVGSCHVASPFAQLGQEAWRPKNKDNLTSVAIRKHRVAYVTVLHSSEAYVCGAIALAQSIRQSGSNKDMILLHDRSITNRSLNGLSSAGWNLRLIDRIRSPFAEKDSYNEWNYSKLRVWQVTDYDKLLFIDADFIVVKKLDHLFYYPQLSAAGNDKVLFNSGIMIVEPSACLFKDLMEKSSKIESYNGGDQGFLNEIFVWWHRLSKRVNTMKYFDENFKGTRDLPDDLEGVHYLGLKPWVCYRDYDCNWDMSLRRVFASDSVHEKWWKVYDKMSEQLKGYCGLNKKMKYRIEKWRKIAENDSLPDRHWEIEVKDPRKNNLVQ from the exons ATGAAGATGCGTTCAAAGATTTATAGGTACAAAAACGTAACGGAGAGAGATTTAAGGATGGGGGCAAAAACACAAAATTCTAGAGGGAAAATCTTCATGGTCTATCTAATACTGATCTCATTATCACTTGTAGGTTTGATAGTATCCTTTAAACCCTTTTCTATTTCAAACCAAATCGTCACTTCTCCATCGTCGTCCGATATACGGATTGATCTTCCTGCCCCGGTAGTCAGCAAAAACCCAAGATGGCTCCGACTTGTCCGTGACTATCTACCGGCAAAGAAACTCCGAGTAGGGTTCCTTAACATCGAAGAGCAAGAGCGTGAGAGCTTTGAGGCTAATGGACCGTCGATTCTCGAGAACGTCCACGTGTCGCTTGATCCTCTTCCGGAGAGTCTTACTTGGAATAGTCTCTTCCCGGAGTGGATCGACGAGGAAAATTCTCAATGCCCGGAGATCCCTCTCCCTAAGCCGGAAGGTTCCAATGCTGACGTGGATGTCATCGTTGCAAAGGTTCCGTGCAGTGGTTGGTCGGAGAATAAAGGACTAAGGGATGTTTTCAGGCTTCAGGTTAATTTGGCTGCGGCGAATCTAGCCGTCAAGAGTGGGTTGACGAAGGTTGATTCGGCGGTGTACGTTGTGTTCGTCGGGTCATGTGGGCCCATGCATGAGATCTTCAAGTGCGATGAGCGCGTGAGGCGCGTGGATGACTATTGGGTATATAAGCCTAATCTCCCAAGGTTGAAGCAGAAGCTTCTCATGCCTGTTGGTTCATGTCACGTTGCTTCTCCATTTGCTCAACTTg GCCAAGAAGCATGGAgaccaaaaaataaagataatctTACATCTGTTGCAATCCGTAAGCATCGAGTGGCCTACGTGACGGTACTACACTCGTCCGAGGCCTATGTTTGTGGGGCAATAGCCTTAGCACAAAGCATAAGACAATCAGGATCGAATAAGGACATGATTCTCCTCCACGATCGGTCCATAACAAACAGGTCCCTAAACGGGCTCAGCTCCGCGGGTTGGAATCTGCGGCTGATTGACAGAATCCGCAGCCCTTTCGCGGAAAAAGACTCTTACAATGAATGGAACTACAGCAAATTGCGTGTGTGGCAAGTAACTGACTACGATAAACTTTTGTTCATAGATGCAGATTTTATCGTCGTCAAGAAGCTTGATCATCTCTTCTACTATCCCCAACTCTCAGCTGCAGGCAACGACAAAGTGTTATTCAACTCCGGAATCATG ATTGTCGAGCCATCAGCATGTCTTTTTAAAGATCTAATGGAGAAATCCTCCAAGATAGAGTCATACAATGGAGGAGACCAAGGATTTCTCAATGAGATTTTTGTCTGGTGGCACAGGTTATCGAAACGCGTGAACACAATGAAGTACTTTGACGAAAATTTTAAAGGAACACGCGATCTTCCAGATGATCTAGAGGGTGTGCACTACTTGGGACTGAAGCCATGGGTATGTTATAGAGACTATGATTGCAACTGGGACATGAGTTTAAGGCGCGTGTTTGCCAGCGATTCAGTGCATGAAAAATGGTGGAAAGTTTACGACAAGATGTCAGAGCAGTTGAAAGGTTATTGTGGTTTGAATAAGAAAATGAAGTATAGGATTGAGAAGTGGAGGAAAATCGCTGAGAACGATAGTCTGCCTGATAGGCATTGGGAGATAGAAGTGAAAGATCCTAGGAAGAATAACCTTGTTCAGTGA
- the LOC106386748 gene encoding uncharacterized protein LOC106386748 isoform X2 — translation MLASNPPDRMNGLDFFFSPSPPVAGEDDDWGEFVDSSPNPNGFSADRTPTRIESEKNSQTQWVTPRGPVPLSVFGEVEEEEDESGAPVPPFKFSFDSFSPKHNGSANTNPSVEISGIIANLYRESEHNNEINGNEKEPGVSLESFSWNPLNLATERSEKTSDVHPTSSDLSFVNRNDDDDDDDDDFDEGWEFKAADSILDPTSKEEQEKAGNGSVVVKSATDFDSSMWSSPTTGKRENGDDGDPWGGNGGWEFKVAETKKDLTNKESNGWGFGFGFEHVSEIETTTSYHSNNGKDLHKEANGSISSPSNTNVNPEGSSWAFNQPSLDNGNEKEENEVQPDKPKGVLPLSFFEDETLETSDSSVNEDNLVSAFDFSVREKSKAPSQTVSISDLISSLYSQVEEKNAANLSEKSATVNGEDDSWEFQGPTKTITDSSLAEGGDDDFDSTWEFQGPSLPLKNSDLADEVNDDSWEFQGPTQPVNDNTSSRKEDNGLRESKQSSVEYEGENGFSVPNGFGKSHEETVITIEPNDYRDVFHMLKTELYYLALSHLETLKEARDLAANSDEVAEAQKYDDEIQDLQNMLKNDVLISEVNVESLQVRSSGATELYKVLQEPKFLIVDSEDLLSERLLLAEKDWKTAIELLKHATLTLKVLNLGSQEQQSKYASTWLVIARTCAQELRHAASIWKQVVQNDVQEEILAKPQGKRYLISVGEIYRVVKILRASTRQYKPWILLSPTSSTVLAVLDECVELWLSSGLEEALRNNIIRLQGVESNHSADQLLESIRCIDEVDAFTLHACITSDTSPTCCISVLNTEIVPGFIQN, via the exons ATGCTCGCATCAAATCCACCCGATCGAATGAACGGCCTCGATTTCTTCTTCTCCCCTTCTCCCCCCGTCGCCGGAGAAGATGACGATTGGGGAGAGTTCGTCGACTCTTCCCCTAATCCAAACGGTTTCTCCGCAGATCGAACGCCAACGCGGATCGAATCTGAGAAGAATAGCCAGACGCAGTGGGTTACTCCTCGTGGTCCGGTGCCACTCTCTGTGTTCGgagaggtggaggaggaggaagatgaaTCAGGTGCGCCGGTTCCTCCGTTTAAATTCTCATTCGATTCCTTCTCTCCGAAACACAACGGATCTGCGAATACGAATCCCAGTGTAGAGATCAGTGGCATAATCGCGAATCTGTATAGAGAGAGCGAACATAATAATGAGATCAATGGAAATGAGAAAGAGCCAGGTGTcagtttggagagttttagctGGAATCCATTGAATCTAGCTACAGAGAGATCTGAGAAGACGAGCGATGTGCATCCAACTTCTTCGGATTTGAGTTTTGTCAacagaaatgatgatgatgatgatgatgatgacgatttTGATGAGGGTTGGGAATTTAAAGCAGCCGACTCTATTTTGGATCCAACCTCTAAG GAGGAGCAAGAGAAAGCTGGAAATGGATCTGTTGTGGTTAAGAGCGCAACAGATTTTGATTCAAGCATGTGGAGTTCACCAACAACTGGTAAACGAGAAAACGGAGATGATGGTGACCCTTGGGGGGGTAATGGTGGATGGGAGTTTAAGGTTGCTGAAACGAAGAAGGATTTAACAAACAAG GAATCTAACGGTTGGGGGTTCGGGTTTGGTTTTGAACATGTTTCTGAGATCGAAACAACCACTTCTTACCATTCAAACAATGGTAAAGATCTGCATAAGGAGGCAAATGGCTCGATTTCATCTCCAAGTAATACGAATGTGAATCCTGAAGGATCTTCTTGGGCTTTTAATCAGCCATCTTTGGATAATGGAAACGAGAAAGAG GAAAACGAAGTGCAGCCAGACAAGCCAAAGGGAGTCTTGCCGCTGTCTTTTTTTGAGGATGAGACATTGGAAACCTCTGATAGTTCGGTTAATGAGGATAATCTTGTTTCAGCTTTTGATTTCTCCGTGAGAGAGAAAAGTAAGGCTCCAAGTCAAACTGTGTCCATCAGTGACCTGATATCAAGTTTATACAGTCAGGTGGAGGAGAAGAATGCTGCTAATCTGTCAGAAAAGTCTGCCACTGTAAATGGTGAGGATGATTCATGGGAGTTCCAGGGCCCCACAAAGACCATAACAGATTCGAGCTTAGCAGAAGGTGGTGATGATGATTTTGACAGTACTTGGGAGTTTCAAGGTCCTTCTCTGCCCTTGAAAAACTCTGATCTTGCCGATGAGGTTAACGATGATTCCTGGGAATTTCAAGGTCCAACACAGCCTGTGAATGATAATACTTCTTCGAGGAAAGAAGATAATGGTTTGCGGGAATCTAAACAGAGTTCAGTGGAATATGAAGGTGAGAATGGGTTCTCTGTTCCAAATGGTTTTGGAAAATCGCATGAGGAAACAGTAATCACCATAGAGCCTAATGATTACCGAGATGTCTTTCATATGCTGAAGACTGAGCTATACTACCTTGCCCTAAGCCATCTTGAGACTTTAAAG GAAGCTCGTGACTTGGCTGCTAATTCTGATGAAGTCGCTGAAGCTCAAAAATATGACGATGAAATACAG GATCTGCAAAACATGCTGAAAAATGATGTTTTGATCAGTGAGGTCAACGTAGAAAGTCTCCAAGTTAGATCATCTGGCGCTACTGAACTTTATAAAGTTCTCCAAGAGCCAAAGTTTCTAATAGTTGATTCAGAAGATCTCCTGTCAGAAAGATTGTTATTA GCAGAGAAGGACTGGAAAACAGCGATTGAACTTCTCAAACACGCCACGTTGACCCTGAAGGTCCTAAACTTGGGTTCACAGGAGCAACAGTCAAAATACGCTTCAACCTGGTTGGTCATTGCTAGGACCTGCGCTCAAGAACTGCGGCATGCTGCATCTATTTGGAAGCAGGTGGTTCAAAATGATGTTCAAGAAGAAATCCTAGCTAAACCTCAAG GGAAGCGCTATCTTATCTCAGTAGGAGAAATTTACAGAGTAGTGAAAATCCTGAGAGCCTCGACGAGACAATATAAACCGTGGATTTTATTATCTCCGACATCATCCACTGTGTTGGCTGTTCTGGACGAGTGTGTGGAGTTGTGGTTAAGCTCTGGATTAGAAGAAGCTCTTCGGAATAATATCATCCGTCTTCAAGGAGTTGAGAGTAACCATTCTGCTGATCAACTTCTAGAATCAATCAGATGTATAGACGAAGTTGACGCCTTCACACTTCACGCCTGCATCACCTCTGATACATCACCTACCTGCTGCATTTCTGTTCTAAATACTGAAATAGTACCAG GTTTTATCCAAAACTGA
- the LOC106386748 gene encoding uncharacterized protein LOC106386748 isoform X1, with amino-acid sequence MLASNPPDRMNGLDFFFSPSPPVAGEDDDWGEFVDSSPNPNGFSADRTPTRIESEKNSQTQWVTPRGPVPLSVFGEVEEEEDESGAPVPPFKFSFDSFSPKHNGSANTNPSVEISGIIANLYRESEHNNEINGNEKEPGVSLESFSWNPLNLATERSEKTSDVHPTSSDLSFVNRNDDDDDDDDDFDEGWEFKAADSILDPTSKEEQEKAGNGSVVVKSATDFDSSMWSSPTTGKRENGDDGDPWGGNGGWEFKVAETKKDLTNKESNGWGFGFGFEHVSEIETTTSYHSNNGKDLHKEANGSISSPSNTNVNPEGSSWAFNQPSLDNGNEKEENEVQPDKPKGVLPLSFFEDETLETSDSSVNEDNLVSAFDFSVREKSKAPSQTVSISDLISSLYSQVEEKNAANLSEKSATVNGEDDSWEFQGPTKTITDSSLAEGGDDDFDSTWEFQGPSLPLKNSDLADEVNDDSWEFQGPTQPVNDNTSSRKEDNGLRESKQSSVEYEGENGFSVPNGFGKSHEETVITIEPNDYRDVFHMLKTELYYLALSHLETLKEARDLAANSDEVAEAQKYDDEIQDLQNMLKNDVLISEVNVESLQVRSSGATELYKVLQEPKFLIVDSEDLLSERLLLAEKDWKTAIELLKHATLTLKVLNLGSQEQQSKYASTWLVIARTCAQELRHAASIWKQVVQNDVQEEILAKPQGKRYLISVGEIYRVVKILRASTRQYKPWILLSPTSSTVLAVLDECVELWLSSGLEEALRNNIIRLQGVESNHSADQLLESIRCIDEVDAFTLHACITSDTSPTCCISVLNTEIVPGIKMVEWNGEHYLVSLANLWANLISRDSPDLAGHGLFIGS; translated from the exons ATGCTCGCATCAAATCCACCCGATCGAATGAACGGCCTCGATTTCTTCTTCTCCCCTTCTCCCCCCGTCGCCGGAGAAGATGACGATTGGGGAGAGTTCGTCGACTCTTCCCCTAATCCAAACGGTTTCTCCGCAGATCGAACGCCAACGCGGATCGAATCTGAGAAGAATAGCCAGACGCAGTGGGTTACTCCTCGTGGTCCGGTGCCACTCTCTGTGTTCGgagaggtggaggaggaggaagatgaaTCAGGTGCGCCGGTTCCTCCGTTTAAATTCTCATTCGATTCCTTCTCTCCGAAACACAACGGATCTGCGAATACGAATCCCAGTGTAGAGATCAGTGGCATAATCGCGAATCTGTATAGAGAGAGCGAACATAATAATGAGATCAATGGAAATGAGAAAGAGCCAGGTGTcagtttggagagttttagctGGAATCCATTGAATCTAGCTACAGAGAGATCTGAGAAGACGAGCGATGTGCATCCAACTTCTTCGGATTTGAGTTTTGTCAacagaaatgatgatgatgatgatgatgatgacgatttTGATGAGGGTTGGGAATTTAAAGCAGCCGACTCTATTTTGGATCCAACCTCTAAG GAGGAGCAAGAGAAAGCTGGAAATGGATCTGTTGTGGTTAAGAGCGCAACAGATTTTGATTCAAGCATGTGGAGTTCACCAACAACTGGTAAACGAGAAAACGGAGATGATGGTGACCCTTGGGGGGGTAATGGTGGATGGGAGTTTAAGGTTGCTGAAACGAAGAAGGATTTAACAAACAAG GAATCTAACGGTTGGGGGTTCGGGTTTGGTTTTGAACATGTTTCTGAGATCGAAACAACCACTTCTTACCATTCAAACAATGGTAAAGATCTGCATAAGGAGGCAAATGGCTCGATTTCATCTCCAAGTAATACGAATGTGAATCCTGAAGGATCTTCTTGGGCTTTTAATCAGCCATCTTTGGATAATGGAAACGAGAAAGAG GAAAACGAAGTGCAGCCAGACAAGCCAAAGGGAGTCTTGCCGCTGTCTTTTTTTGAGGATGAGACATTGGAAACCTCTGATAGTTCGGTTAATGAGGATAATCTTGTTTCAGCTTTTGATTTCTCCGTGAGAGAGAAAAGTAAGGCTCCAAGTCAAACTGTGTCCATCAGTGACCTGATATCAAGTTTATACAGTCAGGTGGAGGAGAAGAATGCTGCTAATCTGTCAGAAAAGTCTGCCACTGTAAATGGTGAGGATGATTCATGGGAGTTCCAGGGCCCCACAAAGACCATAACAGATTCGAGCTTAGCAGAAGGTGGTGATGATGATTTTGACAGTACTTGGGAGTTTCAAGGTCCTTCTCTGCCCTTGAAAAACTCTGATCTTGCCGATGAGGTTAACGATGATTCCTGGGAATTTCAAGGTCCAACACAGCCTGTGAATGATAATACTTCTTCGAGGAAAGAAGATAATGGTTTGCGGGAATCTAAACAGAGTTCAGTGGAATATGAAGGTGAGAATGGGTTCTCTGTTCCAAATGGTTTTGGAAAATCGCATGAGGAAACAGTAATCACCATAGAGCCTAATGATTACCGAGATGTCTTTCATATGCTGAAGACTGAGCTATACTACCTTGCCCTAAGCCATCTTGAGACTTTAAAG GAAGCTCGTGACTTGGCTGCTAATTCTGATGAAGTCGCTGAAGCTCAAAAATATGACGATGAAATACAG GATCTGCAAAACATGCTGAAAAATGATGTTTTGATCAGTGAGGTCAACGTAGAAAGTCTCCAAGTTAGATCATCTGGCGCTACTGAACTTTATAAAGTTCTCCAAGAGCCAAAGTTTCTAATAGTTGATTCAGAAGATCTCCTGTCAGAAAGATTGTTATTA GCAGAGAAGGACTGGAAAACAGCGATTGAACTTCTCAAACACGCCACGTTGACCCTGAAGGTCCTAAACTTGGGTTCACAGGAGCAACAGTCAAAATACGCTTCAACCTGGTTGGTCATTGCTAGGACCTGCGCTCAAGAACTGCGGCATGCTGCATCTATTTGGAAGCAGGTGGTTCAAAATGATGTTCAAGAAGAAATCCTAGCTAAACCTCAAG GGAAGCGCTATCTTATCTCAGTAGGAGAAATTTACAGAGTAGTGAAAATCCTGAGAGCCTCGACGAGACAATATAAACCGTGGATTTTATTATCTCCGACATCATCCACTGTGTTGGCTGTTCTGGACGAGTGTGTGGAGTTGTGGTTAAGCTCTGGATTAGAAGAAGCTCTTCGGAATAATATCATCCGTCTTCAAGGAGTTGAGAGTAACCATTCTGCTGATCAACTTCTAGAATCAATCAGATGTATAGACGAAGTTGACGCCTTCACACTTCACGCCTGCATCACCTCTGATACATCACCTACCTGCTGCATTTCTGTTCTAAATACTGAAATAGTACCAG GAATTAAGATGGTGGAGTGGAACGGAGAGCATTACTTGGTGTCTCTTGCTAATCTATGGGCTAATCTGATCAGCCGCGATTCACCTGACCTCGCTGGCCATGGTCTTTTTATCGGGTCTTAG